One genomic segment of Rhizobium oryzihabitans includes these proteins:
- a CDS encoding CheR family methyltransferase, producing MSETFDKIEDIEIRLLLEALYVRYHYDFRNYAMASVKRRLRQAREQLGFPTISAIQESVLHDEAMLPRLLGYLTVQVSEMFRDPSYFRAIREKVVPHLKTYPSLKIWIAGCSGGEELYSFVILFREEGLEDRTIFYATDINQEALRIAEAGVYDLDRMQLFTQNHRASGGKSSLSDYYTTGYGRATFDRSLRERVVFSDHSLVTDAVFGEMNLISCRNVMIYFDRPLQDRTIGLFKESLARKGFLGIGAKESLRFSAHANAFTDVVREEKIYQKAVR from the coding sequence ATGAGCGAGACATTCGACAAGATCGAGGACATCGAGATCCGGCTGCTGCTGGAGGCGCTCTACGTCCGCTACCACTATGACTTCCGCAATTACGCGATGGCATCGGTGAAGCGACGCCTGCGTCAGGCCCGTGAGCAACTGGGGTTTCCGACTATTTCGGCCATCCAGGAAAGCGTCTTGCACGACGAGGCGATGCTGCCGCGGTTGCTTGGCTATCTGACCGTGCAGGTGAGCGAGATGTTTCGCGATCCGAGCTACTTTCGCGCCATTCGCGAGAAGGTGGTGCCGCATCTTAAGACCTATCCATCGCTTAAGATTTGGATCGCTGGCTGCAGCGGCGGGGAGGAACTTTATTCCTTTGTGATCCTGTTCCGCGAGGAGGGTCTGGAGGACAGGACGATCTTCTATGCCACCGATATCAACCAGGAAGCGTTGAGGATCGCCGAAGCCGGTGTCTATGATCTCGATCGCATGCAGCTCTTCACGCAAAACCACCGAGCGTCAGGCGGCAAGTCGTCTTTGTCAGATTATTACACCACCGGTTATGGCCGGGCGACATTCGACCGCAGCCTCAGGGAGCGTGTCGTTTTTTCCGACCATAGCCTTGTGACAGACGCGGTCTTCGGCGAGATGAATCTGATCTCCTGTCGCAATGTGATGATTTACTTCGATCGGCCACTTCAGGATCGGACCATCGGCCTGTTCAAGGAATCGCTCGCGCGGAAAGGCTTTTTGGGGATCGGCGCGAAGGAAAGCCTTCGGTTCTCGGCGCATGCCAATGCGTTCACAGACGTCGTTCGCGAAGAGAAGATCTACCAGAAGGCGGTCCGATGA
- a CDS encoding chemotaxis protein CheB, translating into MSTSSPEAVVIGTSAGALEALSVILPALPADFGLPIMVVVHIPPDKRSVLAELFAAKCALNVVEAEDKVPLEAGTIYFAPPDYHLLVETDRSLALSADEPVLFSRPSIDVLFESAADIYGPGLIGIVLTGANQDGALGLKAIADAGGIAIVQEPDTAFQDAMPEAAIKAVAKADILSLASIATYLQKVEP; encoded by the coding sequence ATGAGCACCTCCAGTCCAGAGGCTGTCGTGATCGGTACATCGGCTGGTGCCCTTGAGGCGCTATCCGTTATCCTGCCAGCGCTTCCTGCCGACTTCGGATTACCGATCATGGTGGTGGTTCATATACCTCCGGACAAACGCAGCGTTCTTGCCGAGCTCTTTGCCGCAAAATGCGCCCTTAATGTCGTTGAGGCAGAGGACAAGGTTCCGCTCGAAGCAGGGACTATCTACTTCGCGCCGCCAGACTACCATCTGCTTGTCGAAACAGACAGGTCACTTGCGCTATCCGCCGATGAGCCCGTGCTGTTTTCCCGTCCGTCGATCGATGTCCTGTTTGAATCGGCTGCAGACATTTACGGTCCCGGCCTGATTGGTATTGTTCTGACCGGCGCCAACCAGGATGGGGCTTTGGGCCTCAAAGCGATCGCCGACGCAGGCGGCATCGCAATTGTTCAGGAACCAGACACGGCGTTTCAGGACGCCATGCCAGAGGCTGCGATTAAAGCCGTTGCGAAAGCCGATATTTTGTCACTTGCTTCGATAGCTACTTATCTGCAAAAGGTTGAGCCATGA